In one window of Photobacterium leiognathi DNA:
- the tpiA gene encoding triose-phosphate isomerase produces MRHPVVMGNWKLNGSKEMVSGLIKGLDAALNGVEGVDVAIAPPVMYLDLAEQLLSKANSKIILGSQNVDLHNNGAFTGDISPAMLKEFGASHIIIGHSERREYHNESDEFVAKKFAFLKENGLTPVLCIGESEAQNEAGETVAVCARQIDAVINTQGVEALNGAIIAYEPIWAIGTGKAATADDAQRIHAAIRAHIAEKSEEVAKNVVIQYGGSVKPENAAAYFAQPDIDGALVGGAALDAESFAAIAKAAAEAKN; encoded by the coding sequence ATGCGCCATCCTGTGGTTATGGGTAACTGGAAGCTAAACGGTAGCAAGGAAATGGTCTCTGGCCTTATCAAAGGTCTTGATGCAGCACTTAACGGTGTTGAAGGTGTTGATGTAGCAATCGCTCCACCAGTAATGTACTTGGATCTAGCAGAGCAGCTACTAAGCAAAGCTAACAGCAAAATCATCCTAGGCTCACAAAACGTTGATCTACACAACAACGGTGCATTCACAGGTGATATATCTCCTGCAATGCTTAAAGAATTCGGTGCTAGCCACATCATCATCGGTCACTCTGAGCGTCGTGAATACCACAACGAATCAGACGAGTTCGTAGCTAAGAAATTCGCATTCCTAAAAGAAAACGGCCTAACACCTGTACTATGTATCGGTGAGTCAGAAGCACAAAACGAAGCAGGCGAAACTGTTGCTGTATGTGCTCGTCAAATCGACGCTGTTATCAACACTCAAGGTGTTGAAGCACTAAACGGTGCAATCATCGCTTACGAACCAATCTGGGCTATCGGTACTGGTAAAGCAGCAACTGCTGACGATGCACAACGCATCCACGCTGCTATCCGTGCTCACATCGCTGAGAAGAGTGAAGAAGTAGCTAAGAACGTTGTTATCCAATACGGCGGTTCTGTTAAGCCTGAAAACGCAGCTGCATACTTCGCACAACCAGACATCGACGGTGCTCTAGTTGGTGGCGCAGCACTTGATGCTGAAAGCTTCGCAGCTATCGCTAAAGCAGCAGCTGAAGCGAAAAACTAA
- the glpK gene encoding glycerol kinase GlpK encodes MTAERKYIIALDQGTTSSRTVVLDHDANIICSSQREFSQIYPKAGWVEHDPLEIYATQYSTMTEALAHAGIQTDQVAAIGITNQRETTIVWNKKTGKPVYNAIVWQCRRTAEICEELKEQGLEDYVQDNTGLVIDPYFSGTKIKWILDNVTGAREQAEAGNLLFGTVDTWLIWKMTQGRVHVTDYTNASRTMLFNINSLEWDLHLLDTLNIPLSMMPKVKPSSEVYGKTNIGGKGGTRIPIAGIAGDQQAALFGQICVSPGQAKNTYGTGCFLLMNTAEEKISSEHGLLTTLACGPKGDVAYALEGAVFMGGASIQWLRDEMKLLHDASESEALALKVGSANGVYIVPAFTCLGAPYWDPYARGTIVGLTRGVNANHIIRATLESIAYQTRDVLDAMQADSNIALDALYVDGGAVANNFLMQFQADILATEVHRPIVTEVTALGAAYLAGLAIGFWQSIDELQHKAQLDRQFIPCQDEAKRQRRYRGWQRAVECAKGWALDEETNID; translated from the coding sequence ATGACGGCTGAACGAAAGTATATTATTGCACTGGATCAAGGCACCACCAGCTCACGAACGGTGGTACTGGATCATGATGCAAATATCATTTGTTCATCACAGCGAGAATTTAGCCAAATCTACCCTAAGGCAGGTTGGGTTGAGCACGATCCTCTGGAAATTTATGCGACACAATACTCCACCATGACCGAAGCGTTAGCCCACGCGGGGATCCAAACTGATCAGGTGGCAGCCATTGGTATCACCAACCAACGTGAAACCACCATTGTCTGGAATAAGAAAACCGGCAAACCCGTTTATAACGCCATTGTGTGGCAATGCCGCCGAACAGCAGAGATCTGCGAAGAGCTAAAAGAGCAAGGGCTAGAAGATTACGTACAAGACAATACCGGACTTGTGATCGACCCTTACTTCTCAGGTACCAAAATCAAATGGATCCTTGATAACGTTACAGGGGCGCGTGAACAAGCAGAAGCGGGTAATCTTCTATTTGGTACTGTTGATACTTGGCTAATTTGGAAAATGACCCAAGGCCGTGTCCATGTTACCGATTACACCAATGCGTCACGCACCATGCTATTTAATATCAATAGCCTTGAGTGGGATCTACATTTACTCGACACTTTAAATATCCCGCTATCGATGATGCCGAAAGTGAAACCATCATCAGAAGTCTACGGTAAAACCAATATCGGTGGTAAAGGTGGCACACGTATTCCCATTGCTGGTATCGCAGGCGATCAACAAGCCGCACTGTTTGGACAAATCTGTGTTTCTCCCGGTCAGGCCAAAAATACCTACGGTACAGGCTGCTTTTTATTGATGAATACCGCAGAAGAAAAAATCAGCTCAGAGCACGGTTTGCTTACCACTTTAGCCTGTGGCCCGAAAGGTGATGTCGCTTACGCCTTAGAAGGTGCAGTATTTATGGGCGGCGCCTCCATTCAGTGGTTACGCGATGAGATGAAACTGCTGCATGATGCCAGTGAATCAGAAGCCTTAGCGCTTAAAGTCGGCTCTGCCAATGGGGTTTACATTGTGCCAGCCTTTACCTGTTTAGGTGCGCCTTATTGGGATCCTTATGCTCGTGGCACCATTGTCGGTTTAACCCGAGGCGTCAATGCTAACCATATCATTCGCGCCACATTGGAAAGCATTGCTTATCAAACCCGTGATGTTTTAGATGCCATGCAAGCAGACTCGAATATTGCGCTTGATGCCCTATACGTTGACGGTGGCGCAGTCGCGAATAACTTCTTAATGCAATTCCAAGCCGATATTCTTGCTACCGAAGTCCATCGCCCAATAGTCACCGAGGTAACAGCATTAGGCGCAGCTTACCTTGCAGGACTTGCGATTGGCTTTTGGCAAAGCATTGATGAATTGCAGCATAAAGCTCAACTCGATCGCCAATTTATTCCTTGCCAAGATGAGGCAAAACGTCAGCGCCGTTACCGTGGTTGGCAACGCGCGGTAGAGTGTGCCAAAGGCTGGGCACTCGATGAAGAAACCAACATTGATTAA
- a CDS encoding response regulator: MAKILLVDDDVELTALLKDILELEGFDVVEANNGQQGLEKVDSSIDLILLDVMMPVMNGTEMLRRLRESHTTPVMMLTAKGDEIDRVLGLELGADDYLPKPFSDRELLARMRAVLRRTQGNNDKAANKADKLTYQDIVIYPGRQEVFCHDQAIEMTGTELALLSYFVQHPGQIVAKETLSLEVLGKRLAQFDRAIDMHVSNIRKKLPERLDGKPRIKTLRGKGYLLVEEA, encoded by the coding sequence ATGGCGAAAATTTTACTGGTCGATGATGACGTTGAACTCACCGCATTATTAAAAGATATCTTAGAGTTAGAAGGCTTTGACGTGGTTGAAGCCAATAATGGCCAACAAGGATTAGAAAAGGTTGATAGCAGCATCGATCTCATTTTGCTTGATGTAATGATGCCAGTGATGAACGGAACAGAAATGCTCCGCCGCCTACGAGAATCCCACACTACCCCTGTAATGATGCTCACCGCCAAAGGGGATGAAATTGATCGCGTACTAGGGTTAGAGCTAGGTGCTGATGATTATCTGCCTAAACCATTCAGTGATCGTGAGCTACTGGCGCGAATGCGTGCAGTACTGCGTCGCACCCAAGGTAATAATGATAAAGCAGCCAACAAAGCGGATAAGTTAACCTACCAAGACATTGTGATTTATCCCGGTCGACAAGAAGTGTTTTGCCATGATCAAGCTATTGAGATGACAGGTACAGAACTTGCGCTACTGAGCTATTTTGTTCAACACCCAGGGCAAATTGTCGCTAAAGAAACCTTAAGCTTAGAAGTGCTCGGGAAACGCTTAGCCCAGTTTGATCGCGCTATCGATATGCATGTTTCTAACATTCGTAAGAAACTTCCAGAGCGTCTAGACGGCAAACCGAGGATCAAAACACTACGTGGTAAAGGTTACTTATTGGTAGAGGAAGCCTAA
- a CDS encoding FAD-binding oxidoreductase — MADWIPAQVIANRHWNNDLFSLSLQANIEPFKAGQFTKLGLEIDGQMIQRAYSFVNPPQQPVIDIYATRVSEGLLSPRLHALTAGDTVFISARANGFFTLDEVPQGDHLWLLATGTAIGPYLSILRQGDVWHRFRKIVLIHAVRFAADLSYQAEITQLKQQYGDQLIVQPFVSREPSPLCLTGRIPQAIADGQLERHVGLTLQPEQSQIMICGNPEMVRDTKQVLEARGFIKNLRRKPGQITMEHYW; from the coding sequence ATGGCTGATTGGATTCCTGCTCAAGTTATTGCAAATCGCCATTGGAATAATGACTTATTCAGTTTGTCACTACAGGCAAACATTGAACCCTTCAAAGCCGGGCAATTTACCAAGCTCGGTTTAGAAATTGATGGGCAAATGATCCAACGGGCCTATTCGTTTGTTAACCCTCCTCAACAGCCAGTAATAGATATTTATGCCACTCGGGTAAGCGAAGGGCTACTCTCACCGCGATTACATGCATTAACCGCTGGCGATACCGTATTTATCTCTGCCCGTGCCAATGGCTTCTTTACCTTAGATGAAGTACCACAAGGAGATCACCTTTGGTTACTGGCAACTGGTACTGCAATTGGCCCTTATCTATCGATTCTACGCCAAGGCGATGTCTGGCATCGTTTTCGCAAAATAGTACTCATTCATGCAGTACGCTTTGCTGCCGATCTCAGCTATCAAGCAGAAATCACTCAACTCAAACAACAATACGGTGATCAGCTTATTGTGCAGCCTTTTGTTAGCCGAGAGCCTTCACCTCTGTGTTTAACCGGACGCATTCCTCAAGCCATTGCTGATGGGCAACTTGAACGCCACGTCGGCCTGACATTACAACCAGAGCAGAGCCAAATTATGATCTGTGGTAATCCCGAAATGGTAAGAGACACCAAGCAAGTACTCGAAGCGCGAGGGTTTATAAAGAACTTACGCCGTAAACCAGGGCAAATTACTATGGAGCATTACTGGTAA
- a CDS encoding DUF3135 domain-containing protein → METLPDFDVMAKLAQDDPEKFEQLRQQLIEETINQANSGMQPRLKAQQSHIDLIISRGKNPLHTTMLLRDELQRQLARFAQTLQQPSAQENAVITPISSHPKQLDNADKSSL, encoded by the coding sequence ATGGAGACGTTACCTGATTTTGATGTAATGGCAAAACTGGCACAAGACGATCCAGAAAAGTTTGAACAACTACGCCAACAATTAATTGAAGAAACCATTAATCAAGCCAATAGCGGTATGCAGCCGCGGCTTAAAGCGCAACAAAGTCACATCGACTTAATCATCAGCCGTGGTAAAAACCCACTCCATACCACCATGCTGCTTCGTGATGAATTGCAACGCCAACTTGCCCGTTTCGCCCAAACCCTCCAACAACCTAGCGCCCAAGAAAACGCAGTGATCACCCCTATCTCTTCCCATCCAAAACAATTAGATAATGCAGATAAAAGCTCTCTTTAA
- a CDS encoding helix-turn-helix transcriptional regulator has protein sequence MKTIEKILYHLKSEGPVTAKVLAEKFELTTMGIRQHLQGLEEDGLVDFTDVKVKVGRPTRHWQLTEKGHRRFADRHHDLAVHMLESVEDLFGKACLDQVIAKREQQTYLHYQQALSSCENLDDKLARLAQLRAQDGYMAELITTENGYTLVENHCPICRAAQHCPTLCQSELTVFQRLLGDDVSIERQEHIISGQRRCTYRITLSN, from the coding sequence ATGAAAACCATCGAAAAAATTCTCTATCACCTAAAAAGTGAAGGACCTGTCACAGCCAAAGTGCTTGCTGAAAAGTTTGAGCTCACCACCATGGGTATCCGCCAGCATTTACAAGGTTTAGAAGAAGATGGGTTAGTGGATTTTACCGATGTAAAAGTCAAAGTCGGTCGTCCAACCAGACACTGGCAGCTAACAGAGAAAGGGCATCGACGCTTTGCTGATCGCCACCATGATTTAGCCGTACATATGTTAGAGTCAGTGGAAGATCTGTTTGGTAAAGCCTGTCTTGATCAAGTAATAGCAAAACGCGAACAACAGACCTATTTACATTATCAACAAGCACTATCGTCGTGTGAAAACCTCGACGACAAGCTTGCACGCCTTGCCCAATTACGTGCTCAAGACGGGTATATGGCAGAGCTTATCACCACCGAAAATGGCTACACCTTAGTTGAGAACCACTGTCCTATTTGTCGAGCAGCACAGCATTGCCCTACATTATGCCAATCAGAGCTGACTGTCTTTCAACGTTTATTGGGAGATGACGTCAGTATCGAACGTCAAGAGCATATTATCTCAGGTCAACGGCGCTGCACTTATCGAATAACATTATCGAATTAG
- the cpxA gene encoding envelope stress sensor histidine kinase CpxA, which yields MKFPGITSLYGRIFAIFWFTLFVVVVTIVLLFQLDPRTGQAIPEPHLKRLESTATNVSQALTYPRHDNFKRLSFDQKIRRLTKRRDSHDDQIYFTTIDGDIIAPQKHTKALRNFITVSDNPASPKQRLYGRWMIAGPFAVNTPNGDIYMYNGTVWRGAPPFIIQILDKPFKLLLVTMLVSTPFLLWLAWAVTRPARQLQDAAERVAQGEFTADPNLETGPREFKQAGASFNQMVGALNTMISGQQRLLSDISHELRSPLTRLRMATALAQRKQGSSKELSRIDTEAERLETMIGELLELSRMQVNSHQQNEQLDCHTLWYEMLEDAKFEAEQCHKTLRYNTLQDWSITGNPNLLISALENVIRNAIKYGNDVIELNFSVQQHLLTITIDDNGEGVPEAELDDIFRPFYRVSTARDRDSGGTGLGLAITESAIRQHRGTIEAKQSSLGGLNITITLPLCR from the coding sequence ATGAAATTTCCAGGGATCACCAGTCTATACGGCCGTATCTTTGCTATCTTTTGGTTCACGTTATTTGTGGTCGTAGTAACGATTGTACTGTTATTTCAACTCGACCCCCGTACCGGACAAGCGATCCCCGAGCCACACTTAAAACGGTTAGAAAGCACCGCCACCAATGTTTCTCAAGCGCTCACCTATCCACGTCATGATAATTTTAAACGCTTGTCTTTTGATCAGAAAATCCGCCGCTTAACCAAGCGTCGAGACAGCCATGATGATCAAATCTACTTCACTACGATTGATGGCGATATCATCGCACCACAAAAACATACTAAAGCACTGCGTAACTTTATTACGGTGTCGGATAACCCTGCGTCACCTAAACAGCGCCTTTACGGTCGCTGGATGATAGCAGGTCCTTTTGCTGTCAACACTCCTAACGGTGATATCTATATGTATAACGGCACCGTGTGGCGAGGAGCACCGCCGTTTATCATTCAAATATTAGATAAACCCTTTAAACTGCTGCTGGTTACCATGCTAGTCAGTACTCCATTTTTGTTGTGGCTTGCTTGGGCTGTAACGCGCCCTGCCAGACAGTTACAAGATGCCGCAGAGCGTGTCGCACAAGGGGAATTTACCGCCGATCCTAACCTAGAAACCGGACCTCGCGAATTCAAACAAGCTGGTGCGAGCTTTAATCAAATGGTTGGGGCATTAAATACCATGATCAGTGGACAGCAGCGTTTACTGTCTGATATCTCCCATGAACTACGCTCTCCTCTTACTCGTTTACGCATGGCAACAGCGCTCGCCCAACGCAAGCAAGGGAGCAGTAAAGAATTAAGCCGGATCGATACCGAAGCAGAACGACTAGAAACCATGATTGGTGAGTTATTAGAGCTCTCGCGTATGCAGGTAAATAGCCATCAACAAAACGAGCAACTTGATTGCCATACGTTATGGTATGAAATGCTAGAAGATGCGAAATTTGAAGCCGAGCAATGCCATAAAACGTTGCGTTATAACACGCTGCAAGATTGGTCTATCACTGGTAATCCTAATCTATTGATCAGTGCCCTTGAGAACGTTATTCGTAACGCGATCAAATATGGCAATGACGTCATTGAGCTCAATTTTTCAGTCCAGCAACACCTGCTCACCATTACCATTGACGATAATGGCGAGGGAGTGCCTGAAGCCGAATTAGACGATATTTTCCGCCCCTTTTATCGCGTTTCCACTGCCCGCGATCGTGATAGTGGCGGTACAGGGTTAGGGCTTGCAATTACAGAAAGCGCTATCCGCCAACATCGCGGTACCATTGAGGCAAAACAAAGCTCGCTAGGCGGATTAAATATCACGATTACGCTGCCGTTATGTCGTTAA
- the glpX gene encoding class II fructose-bisphosphatase yields the protein MKRDLAMAFSRVTEGAALAGYKWLGRGDKNAADNAAVEVMRILLNQTEISGEIVIGEGEIDEAPMLYIGEKVGFGGDEVDIAVDPIEGTRMTAMGQNNALAVLAAGEKGSFLKAPDMYMEKLVVGPCAKGVIDLDKPLADNLTTIAQALGKSLQDLVVITLAKPRHDDVIKQMQDMGVRVFAVPDGDVAASILTCMPDSEVDVMYCIGGAPEGVVSAAAIRALGGDMQARLLPRHEVKGDSEENRQLGEMEIRRCHEMGIEPRTLLRIEDMAKSDNVIFAGTGITKGDLLEGIHRQGNIATTETLLIRGQCRTIRRIKSTHYLDRKDDVVKPHII from the coding sequence ATGAAACGCGATTTAGCAATGGCATTCTCACGTGTTACGGAAGGCGCTGCTCTTGCTGGCTACAAATGGCTGGGCCGTGGTGATAAAAACGCTGCAGACAACGCAGCCGTTGAAGTAATGCGCATCCTTCTCAACCAAACAGAGATCAGTGGTGAAATCGTAATTGGTGAAGGTGAGATTGATGAAGCGCCAATGCTCTACATTGGTGAAAAAGTCGGTTTTGGCGGTGACGAAGTCGATATTGCAGTCGACCCTATTGAAGGCACTCGCATGACGGCAATGGGTCAAAACAATGCACTTGCGGTACTGGCTGCAGGTGAAAAAGGGAGCTTTCTAAAAGCCCCAGACATGTACATGGAAAAGTTAGTTGTCGGCCCTTGTGCTAAAGGCGTAATTGATCTTGATAAACCATTGGCTGATAACTTAACAACCATTGCTCAAGCTCTAGGTAAATCACTGCAAGATCTTGTAGTGATCACTCTTGCGAAACCTCGCCACGATGATGTTATCAAACAAATGCAAGACATGGGCGTTCGCGTTTTTGCTGTACCTGATGGCGATGTTGCAGCATCAATCTTAACGTGTATGCCTGATAGCGAAGTTGACGTGATGTACTGTATTGGTGGCGCACCAGAAGGTGTCGTATCAGCGGCTGCTATCCGTGCCCTTGGTGGTGATATGCAAGCACGTCTGCTACCTCGTCATGAAGTAAAAGGTGACAGTGAAGAAAACCGTCAATTGGGTGAAATGGAGATTCGTCGCTGCCATGAAATGGGGATCGAACCTCGTACCCTACTTCGTATCGAAGACATGGCAAAAAGCGATAATGTAATTTTCGCAGGAACAGGTATTACCAAAGGCGATTTACTTGAAGGCATTCACCGTCAAGGCAATATCGCAACCACAGAAACCCTGCTGATCCGAGGTCAATGCCGTACTATCCGTCGCATTAAATCGACACACTACCTCGATCGTAAGGATGATGTTGTGAAGCCTCACATTATCTAA
- a CDS encoding Spy/CpxP family protein refolding chaperone, whose amino-acid sequence MKMFKKTMMMAIAVPMVLGSMSAFAAPNSHGMKGHHGERSLFKQLELTDAQKSEMKALREHNRETMKAERLTNRSEMQADHKALEKLVLADNFDEQAVRQLVERMSEKQAEHRVERLKQRHQMLNILTPAQKVKFAELKQQQAEKHFMKLEKKAQ is encoded by the coding sequence ATGAAGATGTTCAAGAAAACAATGATGATGGCGATTGCAGTACCAATGGTATTAGGTTCAATGTCAGCATTTGCAGCCCCAAATTCACATGGTATGAAAGGGCATCATGGTGAGCGTAGTCTTTTTAAACAGTTAGAGCTAACCGATGCACAAAAGTCTGAAATGAAAGCGCTGCGTGAGCACAATCGTGAAACGATGAAAGCAGAACGTTTAACTAACCGCAGTGAAATGCAGGCAGATCATAAAGCACTAGAAAAATTAGTATTGGCGGATAATTTTGATGAGCAAGCAGTACGTCAACTGGTTGAGCGTATGTCTGAGAAACAGGCAGAGCACCGTGTTGAGCGATTAAAGCAACGTCACCAAATGCTGAATATCTTAACCCCTGCACAAAAAGTGAAATTTGCTGAATTAAAACAACAGCAAGCAGAGAAACACTTTATGAAGCTTGAGAAAAAAGCGCAGTGA
- the zapB gene encoding cell division protein ZapB, translated as MSLEMLEQLEAKVQMAIDTISILQMEIDELKEKNENLAMEAQELRNGRQGLAEENDKLRNDHNAWQERVRTLLGKMEHVE; from the coding sequence ATGTCTCTTGAAATGTTAGAACAACTAGAAGCCAAAGTTCAGATGGCAATTGATACAATTTCTATCCTACAAATGGAAATTGACGAGCTAAAAGAAAAGAATGAAAACCTAGCGATGGAAGCACAAGAGCTACGTAACGGTCGCCAAGGTCTAGCTGAAGAAAATGACAAACTACGTAACGATCACAATGCATGGCAAGAGCGTGTTCGCACACTGCTTGGCAAAATGGAACACGTAGAATAA
- the pfkA gene encoding 6-phosphofructokinase, translating into MIKKIGVLTSGGDAPGMNAAVRGVVRAALTEGLEVYGIYDGYQGLYNNCIEKLDRKSVSDVINKGGTFLGSARFPEFREVEVREKAIENLKLHGIDALVVIGGDGSYMGAKKLTEMGYPCIGLPGTIDNDVAGTDYTIGYMTAMNTVIDAIDRLRDTSSSHQRISIVEVMGRHCGDLTLMSAIAGGCEYIITPETGLDKEKLLKHIHEGIAKGKKHAIIAITELMTDVNELAKYIEKETGRETRATVLGHIQRGGQPTAFDRVLASRMGAYAVDLLQQGEGGRCVGIQCEKLVHHDIIDAIENMRRPVRNDLYELAEKLF; encoded by the coding sequence ATGATTAAGAAGATTGGTGTTTTGACCAGTGGTGGTGACGCACCTGGTATGAATGCAGCGGTTCGCGGCGTAGTTCGTGCAGCGTTGACTGAAGGTCTAGAAGTTTACGGTATTTATGATGGCTACCAAGGTCTTTATAACAACTGTATCGAAAAGCTAGATCGTAAAAGTGTATCTGATGTGATCAACAAAGGTGGTACATTCCTAGGCTCTGCGCGTTTTCCTGAATTCCGTGAAGTGGAAGTTCGTGAAAAAGCGATTGAGAACCTAAAACTGCACGGCATTGACGCGTTAGTAGTAATTGGTGGTGACGGCTCGTACATGGGTGCGAAGAAGTTAACTGAGATGGGTTATCCATGTATCGGTCTTCCTGGCACTATCGATAATGACGTTGCAGGTACTGATTACACTATCGGTTACATGACAGCAATGAACACAGTTATCGATGCAATTGACCGTTTACGTGATACATCATCTTCACACCAACGTATTTCTATCGTAGAAGTGATGGGGCGCCACTGTGGTGATCTAACGCTAATGTCTGCGATTGCTGGTGGTTGTGAGTACATCATCACGCCTGAAACTGGCCTAGATAAAGAAAAACTACTTAAGCATATCCACGAAGGTATTGCTAAAGGTAAGAAACACGCAATTATCGCGATTACTGAGCTGATGACTGACGTGAATGAACTCGCTAAGTACATTGAAAAAGAAACAGGTCGTGAGACTCGTGCAACAGTACTTGGTCACATTCAACGTGGTGGTCAACCAACAGCATTTGACCGCGTGTTAGCATCTCGCATGGGTGCATACGCAGTCGATCTTCTTCAGCAAGGTGAAGGTGGTCGTTGTGTGGGTATTCAGTGTGAAAAGCTGGTTCACCACGATATCATTGATGCAATTGAAAATATGCGTCGTCCAGTACGTAACGATCTATACGAACTTGCTGAGAAGCTATTCTAA
- a CDS encoding sensor domain-containing diguanylate cyclase: MKNLTIAEYKFFFVRFTLIFLLLLTVFMSIFYFDSQSDLERRKSNIQVQQKALLVGKKNYIQVVIGSVVRETALLSDIAINHEIFRVMALENKAEKALLLARFSEALKSVSQRKEIYDQMRYLDLEGNEVVRVNFNDGRALIVQPNGLQQKRHRYYFKEAAKLQHKGIYISPLDLNIEHGAIEVPYKPMIRLSAPVFDKKGNKQGIVIINYLAKYLMEGLGLFNLNGGTNYMLVNSDGYFLYNNLHPEKEFAFMFTDKKDQTIYQQFPELEVQIQAMQSGQIETSKGVMTIESVGAVGRVNPYCFQEYHVTENNSTAWKLISFVAFDKRGDFIKAIEHHQTLVYIAIILSLVLSYWFARYQLKEHINNQRINVLAHHDGLTGLVNRMAFVNQANLMLESFMHDEKSACLLYIDLDDFKPINDQYGHATGDKVLIHMASIMRKVFGKQALLARLGGDEFAVLLSSAKHLESPEQYAASLQQLLGCPFEVAPDTYIHIHSSIGGCCFNGEITLEELMHQADMAMYQAKRKGKNQTCFI, encoded by the coding sequence ATGAAAAATCTGACTATTGCTGAATACAAGTTTTTCTTTGTCCGCTTTACGTTGATCTTTTTATTGTTGTTGACGGTGTTTATGTCGATTTTTTACTTCGACTCACAATCTGATCTCGAACGACGTAAAAGCAATATTCAAGTGCAGCAAAAAGCGCTACTGGTAGGTAAGAAAAACTATATTCAAGTGGTAATAGGCTCAGTGGTGAGAGAAACCGCGCTGCTTTCAGATATTGCGATCAACCATGAAATATTTCGGGTGATGGCATTAGAAAATAAGGCAGAAAAGGCGTTATTACTTGCCCGTTTTTCAGAAGCATTAAAGTCGGTTAGTCAACGAAAAGAGATCTACGATCAAATGCGTTATCTCGATTTAGAGGGCAATGAAGTCGTTCGCGTCAATTTTAATGATGGGCGAGCTTTGATTGTGCAGCCGAATGGATTGCAGCAGAAAAGGCATCGCTATTATTTTAAAGAAGCAGCTAAATTGCAGCATAAGGGTATTTACATCTCGCCACTGGATTTAAATATTGAACATGGTGCTATCGAAGTGCCTTATAAACCGATGATCCGTTTATCTGCCCCGGTGTTTGATAAAAAGGGGAATAAACAAGGGATTGTGATCATCAACTATTTAGCCAAGTACTTAATGGAAGGGCTAGGTTTATTCAATCTTAATGGCGGCACTAACTATATGTTAGTCAACAGTGACGGGTATTTTCTGTACAACAATTTACACCCTGAAAAAGAATTTGCCTTTATGTTTACTGATAAAAAGGATCAAACGATTTATCAGCAGTTTCCTGAGCTGGAAGTTCAAATCCAAGCAATGCAGTCGGGGCAAATAGAGACATCGAAAGGTGTGATGACCATAGAATCTGTGGGTGCTGTTGGGCGGGTTAACCCTTACTGTTTTCAGGAATACCATGTAACGGAAAACAATTCGACGGCGTGGAAGCTGATTTCTTTTGTTGCTTTTGATAAGCGCGGCGATTTCATTAAGGCGATCGAACATCATCAAACCTTGGTTTATATCGCGATTATTTTGAGTTTGGTTTTATCTTATTGGTTTGCTCGTTATCAGTTAAAGGAGCATATCAATAATCAACGGATCAATGTACTAGCGCATCATGATGGTTTAACTGGGCTTGTTAATCGCATGGCCTTTGTAAACCAAGCCAATTTGATGCTTGAAAGCTTTATGCATGATGAAAAATCAGCGTGTTTACTCTATATCGATTTAGATGATTTTAAGCCAATCAATGATCAATATGGTCATGCGACTGGAGATAAGGTGCTGATACACATGGCATCGATAATGCGTAAAGTGTTTGGTAAACAGGCATTGTTAGCGCGTTTAGGTGGAGATGAATTTGCGGTGTTGCTATCTTCAGCGAAACATTTAGAAAGCCCCGAGCAATATGCGGCTTCGTTGCAACAACTGTTAGGTTGCCCCTTTGAAGTTGCACCTGATACATATATTCATATCCACTCAAGCATTGGTGGGTGTTGCTTTAATGGTGAAATCACACTTGAAGAATTGATGCACCAAGCTGATATGGCAATGTATCAGGCGAAACGTAAAGGCAAAAATCAAACCTGTTTTATCTAA